DNA from Paludisphaera mucosa:
AAACCTCGGAGAGAGAGCCCGGGCTCGGGGCTCATTTCGATCGTCCAGAGTCGTCGATTCGCATCGAAGGCGACTTTCGCACGCGGCGGGGCCGCCTGGGGTAGCCCGCCGAGGACCTCGTCAGCTAGCGCGGCCCTGATCGCGACGGCCTCGGCCTCCCAGGCCTGGACGTGATCGGGGGCCCGGGGGACGGCGGCGATCCGCGCGGCGGCTTCTCGATGGGCGAAAGTCGGGATCGTGACGATCGTGGCGGGGCGGGACGGCGCGTCGGGATAGCAGCGGAGCAGGGCGGGGTCCTCGTGACGGACCTCTGGCTCCGGCACCGGTGAACCGTCGCCCCTTCCCCGCAGCCACCGATCCAGCCAACCGTACATCGCCTCGCGCATCGGCCGATTGTAGTCGTGGCCGGAGTCGATCGTGACGTGACGCACTCGCTCGCCGGATCCGAGCGCCTCGAATCTCGGCCTCGCCTGGGCCAGGCTCTTGGTCGCCTCACCGACGCTGAACTGCGGGGCGTCGCGACTGGCGCTCACGACGAGCAGGGCTCGGGGCGCGATCATCGCCAGAAGGTCGCCTGTTCGAGCGTATCGCAGGCCGCCGGGAATAACTTCGCAGATGCAGCAGGCCGTCTCCAGGTAGGCCTCATAAGTTCCGACCCCGCAGACGGGGACGACGGCTTTGAGTCTGTCATCGAGCGCGCCGGCGTAAAGCGCCTGGTTCCCCCCGCCCGAAGCTCCGGTGATCGCCAGCTTCGTCGGATCGACTTCGGACCGGGAGGCGAGATAGTCCACGGCACGACGGTTGTCGTGCACCTGGAGTCCGATCAACGGCACTCCCGACGCCCATAAGGCCGCCCCCATGAGGCCGCCGTGGTACGTCCCGGGACCGGGCACGACGGCCCGCTCGCCCGAGCCGAAGGCGTCCACGCTGAGGCACACGTAGCCAAGGCGGGCCAGGCCGATGCACCGGGCCTGGACCACCGGGTCGATGCGGGCCCAGGGCCAATGGCCGTGCACGCCGAGCACGCCGGGCGCCCGACCTTCCAGTTTTCGCGGGCGGAAGAGGTTGGCCGTCACGCGGACGCCAGGCCGGCTCTGGAAGGTCAATCGCTCGATCAGGTAATCCTCGCGCTCGACGACCCCGAGGACCTCGGGATCCAGATCGCAAGGCGGAACGGAGTCGAGCCCGAAGGAAGCTCGAAGTCCCCGCTCGACGGACCGCAGTCGCGCTTCCCAGGCGTCCGGGCTCGTCGGGGCTGCCGAGCCGACGGCGACGCCCCGTCGAATGAAAGCTCCAAAGGCGGCCCGCGGATCGTCCTCGTATGTCGCCCGCATCCGATCTCCTCCCGGCTCAGGGCTCGCCCCGGCTTCGCGACCCGTGGTCCCAGGCTAGCGGTCGCCAGGGGGCCCCGCAAGCCGCCGACGGGCCCTGATTTTGATGGATGGCGTGATTCCGTGAAAGGATGAGGCCTTGTGTACGTTCCCGCTTGCGCGACCCGCGAAATCCCCCCAACCCTCGCTGACGGAATCGGTCGTCCGACTTGTGCGGTCGGACGGCTCCGAATCTTGAGGAAATCTCTGGAAACGTGGCCTACGTTTCAGGTATCGGGGGAATCTCCAAGACTTTCGGCGCGTTCGCCACAAGCATCATCCCGGTGCATGTCGCCACGATCGGAAGGCTTGGCGCTCGTCGACTCTCCTCGACGATCACTGGAATCCCCCGGGGGAAGTGTCGCGCCGGTCTGAAGGGCCGACGTCGGCGACGACTGCGGACTTCGCCACGGAAGCGGGGTTTTGGATCAGGGAGGGATGGACGAAGTCGGAAGAGGCGAGAGCCAGCGAACGGCGAATCAGGCGGAGACGACTGACTGTCGGATCGAATGGTCGAGCATGCCGGACGCCTGCGTCCGCGGCTCGCCCCACCGGTCGCGCGGTCCGGAGGATTCCCCGCGCCGATGGACTCTCGCCGAGCCCCACGACGAGCGGAGCGCATCATGTTTGGCCTTCCCAAGGGCGTGCTCGGAGAGCGGTCCTGGACGGGGTGCAGGGAAGTCGGACGGCGTCTCGGGCTGCGAAATCGTTGGGGGGCGGGTCGGGGATCGCGACGGCGGCGGCCGGCGCTGATGGAGGCGCTGGAAGATCGCACCCTCATGGCGACTGCGGGTTACGACTATCTCGTGAAGGCGGGGTATCGCTGGGCCGATCCCGCGCGAATCACTTACAGCATCGCGCCCGACGGCGTCCAGTGGATCAGCGGCATAAACGGGATCAACGCCGCCTTCGATTCCAAGCTCGGGGCTGGCGTATGGGAGCGCGAGATCGCCCGCGCCCTGGCCACGTGGGAATCGGTGGCGAACATCAACCTCGTCCCCGTCGCCGACGGCAACTACCGGGAAAACTCGCTGGGATCCTCGCAGGGCGATCCGCGTTTCGGAGACATCCGGATCGGCGGCTCGACGTACGTGGGCAACCTGAGCACCCTCGCCCAGACGTATTTCCCGCCCCCGCAAGGCACCTCGGCGGGCGGCGACGTCGATGTCAACCTGGGCATGGCCTATGCGATCGGGGCCAATTACGACCTCTACAGCGTCATCCTCCACGAGACCGGCCATTCCTTGGGCCTGGACCACCCGTCGAGTAGTCAGGTCGTGATGCGGGCCGTCTACGGGGGGGTCGTCAACGGCCTGACTGACGGCGACATCGCCGGCATCCAGTCGATCTACGGGGCCCGCCAGGCGGACATGTACGAAAGCCAGGGGTACGGCCTGAGTTCGAGCAAGCCGATCGACCTCACGAGCGTCCTGACGAGCGCCCGGACCTCGACGGCTTCCTCGGCGTCGCTCACCAAGATAGGCGACGTGGAGTGGTTCAGCTTCGTCGCGCCGAGCTACGCAAGCGGCTCGTGGCAGGTGACGGCTTCGGCCTCGAACACCAGCATGCTCAGCCCCAAGGTGATGGTCTACGACGCCGGCGGCAACCTCATGGGCCAGGCCGCCGATGCGACCAAGTGGAGCACGGACGCCACGGCCTCGATGTCCTCGATCGTCCCCGGCCAACGTTATTACGCGGCGGTGACCGGCGCCACGAGCGACGTTTTTGCGGTCGGGTCCTACAGCTTCACGGTCTCGATGTCGCAGAGCCCCTCGATCCCGACGCCTCCGGTCGCCACGCCCACGCCCACGCCTACACCAACCCCGGTCCCGACCCCGCCCAGTACGCCGGCCTCTCCGGTGCACTCCACATCGGTCACGATCGCCGCGGATCGCTTCGAGCTGAACAATTCGTCGGCCTCCGCGACCAAGCTGGGACGTCTGGCCCAGGGCCTCTTGACGGGCCTCACGCTGCCGACGGCCGACGTGGATTTCTTCTCATTCCAGGCCGGCGCCGCCGGAGTCTACCAGGTCTCCGCCGGCCGCTCGTATATCCAGGTCCTCAATTCACGAGGACGGGTTCTCGCCCAGGGTACCGGTGCCGTCAACGTCTCGGCGACCCGGAACGCCTCATTCGTCATCCGAACCCAGGCCCCGGGATCGACGGGCATCGCCGACTACACTTTGGCCATCAACCCGGTGGCGTCCGGGAAGCGCCGGCTCGTGCTGGGAAAGAGCCTCGCTCATCAGGAAACCATCGCAAAGCCGGAGGCCTTCCAGGTCCGTGCGGCCCCCGCGTGGGCCGCGGCGATGCGTGCGGCGATCGTCTGAGGCTCGAACTTCCCCGGACGGTCGCGGCGCGGGAGTTGCCTGCCCTCCTTTGAGTGAATGTCCGGCCTGTGGTAGCCTGTCCGGGACGTGGAACCGCCGCGCACCCGGGTCGGCGCGACATCGCCCCTGGCCGATTTTGGCCCGGGGCGTTCGTTTCGGCCGCGCCCCCACAGAATCAGGGAACAAGGAGCGACAGGAATGGCTGAATACACCGTACCCCCGTTGCCGTACGATTTCGGGGCCCTGGAACCGAACATCGACGCCAAGACGATGGAGATCCATCACGACAAGCACCACGCCGCCTACGTCAACAACCTCAACACGGCGCTCAAGGACCATCCCGAGTTGCAGGGCAAGCCGATCGAGGAGCTGATCGCCGACCTCAATGCGATCCCCGAAGCGATCCGAACGGCCGTGCGAAACAACGGCGGCGGGCACGCGAATCACTCGTTCTTCTGGCAGATCATCGGCCCCGGGGGCGGCGGCGAGCCCAAGGGCGCGCTGGCCGAGGCCGTCGCATCCGAGCTGGGCGGTTTCGCGGCGTTCAAGGAGGCTTTCAACAAGGCCGCGACCACGCGATTCGGGTCGGGCTGGGCGTGGCTGACGGTCGGCAAGGACGGCAAGCTCGCCGTGACGTCGACGGCCAACCAGGACAGCCCGCTCTCCGAGGGTGCGACGCCGATCCTTGGCCTCGACGTCTGGGAGCATGCCTACTACCTCAAGTATCAGAATCGCCGCCCCGAATACATCGCGGCCTTCTGGAACGTGATCAACTGGGACGAGGTCGGCCGTCGCTTCGACGCCGCGAAGAGCGGGAAATGACCGGTCGGGGCCATGTCGAGTCTCCTTGACCGGCCTCTCGCGAACGCTATGATCGGGACGCGCGGGCGCTTGCGCCCGCTGCGTCCGGTCGCGATTTCCCGGAGGGATGGAGGTTTCGTCGATGGATCGACCCAAAGTTTCCTGTTCGCGTGCGGTGTTCGGCGGGATCTTGGTCGCGGCCCTGCTCGCCTCGATCGGCTGCCGGAGCACGAAGAGCGAGGTCCCGGCCGGCAAGCCGTACGCACGCACGGGCGATCAGCCGTCGTCAGTCGGGTTCAGCTCGGCGCCACACCCAGCTCCCGCCAACACGCCCTCGACCGCCTACAACCTGGGACCCGGAGCGTCGGCCGACGATCAGCTCGCGCGGGCCCGGAACAAAGCACCGGTTTACGGGACCCCCACGGCGGGCGAGAACGTCGCGCGACCGACCGCAAACATCTACGGGCCGCCAGGAACCTCGGGCCTCGATCCGACCGCCGGCCCCAGTCCTGGTGCAATCGCCGACGATCTGCTGGACACTGGCAATTCCGCGGCCAAGTCGCTCACGCAAGACCTGAAGGCGCGTCCCCCGACGGTCGAACAATGAACTCAAGATTGCGCGTCCTGTTCGAAGACGAGCATTGCCTGGGCGTCTTCAAACCCGCCGGACAGATGACGCAGGGGACCTGGGCCCCTCCCGGCGACACGACGCTCGAACAGGACGTGCGACGCCATCTCGACCCGGCCGCGCCGGAAGCGGCTTACCTCGGAATCGTCCACCGCCTCGATCGCCCTGTCTCGGGAGTCTTGCTCTGGGCCAAGACCCCCAAAGCGGCCCGTCGCCTGGCCGGCCAGTTCGAGGCCCGGCAGGCCGTGAAGGAGTATTGGGCGATCGTCGAGACGCCCGATTCTCCGGCATGCGATGCTCGAGCGTCGCCGCTTCTTCCGGTCGGCGAGACGTGGGTCGACTGGCTGACCACCGCCGACGAGTCGGGCGTGGTGCACGTCGTTTCGGAAGGGACGCCCGGAGCTCGAATGGCGAAGACGCGGGTCTCGGTCGATGTGGCGACCCGGCTACCAACGGATCGCTGTTGGCTGCGACTCTGGCCCGAGACAGGGCGGACACATCAGTTGCGCGTCCAGGCTGCCAGCCGAGGCACCCCGATCATCGGCGACGCAATTTACGGCTCTCGCGAGGCGTTCAGCCCCGGCATCGCCCTGCACGCCCGATCGTTGCAGGTGCGGCATCCGACGACGTCGGCACCCTTGATCCTGGTCGCGCCGCTCCCGACTTCATGGTCGGTTCAAGGAATCGACGCGGGGACGGCCTCGGCCTGAAGCGCCGGCTGTCGCGGACCGAGCGCTGTTGCCGCGGACCGCCATCCCCTGGGCTCAGGTCACTCGCAGCCGATCTCGACGATTTTCAGCTTGAGCGTGCCCATGGGGATGGGGACCTCGACCTGGTCGCCGACCTTCTTGCCGACGAGGCCCTGGCCGATGGGGCTGGTGAGGAGGATCCGGTTCTGGTCGTAATCCTCTTCGCCGGGGCCGACGAGGATGAAGTCTTCCTCTTCTTCCATGTCGAGGTCGAGGACCCGGACCTTGGAGCCGAAGACCACGCGGTCTTTGGGCATGTTCGTCTTGTCGACGAGATAGGCGCGGCTGAGCTTGTCTTGCAGGTCGTTGATCCGGGCCTGAAGCATCCCCTGAGCTTCGACGGCGGCATCGAATTCGGCGTTCTCGGAGAGGTCTCCGAAGCCCCGGGCCAGGGCGATCTGCTCGGCGATCCGGGACATGTCCTCATTTTTCATCTTGTCGAGCTGGGCCTTGAGCTTCTCGTAGCCTTCCTTCGACATCGGAATACGGTCGGTGGACATGCCGAACTGCTCCCATCTTCATCACTGTTGCAGAATGCGCGATTCGCGCCGCCGGATCGCGGCGACGCGAGCGGGTCGGGGCGCTTCGCCGAGGCGGCTCTCGCCGTCGGCCGTTCGAGCTGAGCGTCGTCGTCGTCAGGGCGACGTGGTCGGGAACGACGAGATCGGGTCCCATGTCTCCGAGTTACGCCCGGGTATGCGCCCGGGGCAAAAAAAATGAGACGGCCGAGACGCGTAGATCGCATCCGGGTACGTCCATCAGCAATCAAGCCTAGTAATCCCTGTACAGCGATGCAAGCCCAACCCCTGCGATCTGGGGCGTCGCATTTCCGCGGAACCGGCCGCTGCTTTCGCGTGCGAGGCGGCCGGATGGATGGGCATTACTCGTGGCGAAGGGCTTCGATGGGATCCATCATGGCGGCTCGACGCGCGGGGTAGAGGCCGAAGAGGATGCCGACGGCCACCGAGATGCCGAACGCCAGCAGCACCGACATGCCGGTGACGAACGCCTTCTGGTCGGGGATGAAGTAGACGATGATCCGCGGGATCGCGATCCCCACGGAGACCCCCAGCAGGCCTCCGACGCCGGATAGCACGACGGTCTCGATGAGGAACTGCTGGGTGATGTCCTTCCGCTTCGCCCCAAGGGCGCGGCGAATGCCGATCTCGCGGGTCCGTTCGGTGACGGTGGCCAGCATGATGTTCATGATGCCGATGCCGCCGACCAGCAGCGAGATCGCCGCGATCGTCCCCAGGATGATGCTGAACTGGCGAGCGGCCCGTTGGGCTTCCAGCAGCAGGTCGTAGGGGACCGTCATCTCGACGTCCTTCTTGCCGTGGTAACGCTCATAGGCGGCCTTGATGACCGGTACCGTGGGCTGGACCTGATCGATGCTGGACACCTGCAGGGTGATCTGCGAGAGCTGCGTCTCCTCGGCCTCCATCGAGCCCGACCGGTTGTTGACGATCTTCTCGCCGAACCGGACGCGACAGGTGTTCAGCGGGATGTAGACGTCTTTGTTGAAGTCCTGGGCCGCGAGGCTGCCGCCGACGCCCGCCGAGCTTTCACGCTCGCGGGTCACGCCGACCACGGTGTAGTAGTCGGAGCCCAGCTTCACCGACTGACCGATCGGATCCTCATAGGGGAAGAGGGTCTTCGCCGTGGTGGACGCTAGGACGGCATAGTTCTGGTATTTTTCATTATCGGCGGCGGTGAGGAAACGACCACGCTCCATGAGAAGCATGTTGAATTCGGCGTAGTCCTGGGTCGTCCCCACCACGCGGCCGTCGAGGTAATACTGGAGGCGGCGGATCTGCTTGCGGATCTCGCGAATGGGCAAGGCTTTGCGAATCGTGGGGACGGTCGCCATGATGCGGTCGTAGTCGTCGTACTTGATGCCGTAGTTCAGGATGCGCGAGGGCCGGCCGCCGGTGGCCTGGGCCTCGTCGCTGGGTTTCACCGATCGG
Protein-coding regions in this window:
- a CDS encoding ABC transporter permease encodes the protein MRRIWRGLKLGMKSLLLHKLRSGLTVLGIVFGVAAVISMLAIAEGSSRDAQERIRALGATNIIVRSVKPSDEAQATGGRPSRILNYGIKYDDYDRIMATVPTIRKALPIREIRKQIRRLQYYLDGRVVGTTQDYAEFNMLLMERGRFLTAADNEKYQNYAVLASTTAKTLFPYEDPIGQSVKLGSDYYTVVGVTRERESSAGVGGSLAAQDFNKDVYIPLNTCRVRFGEKIVNNRSGSMEAEETQLSQITLQVSSIDQVQPTVPVIKAAYERYHGKKDVEMTVPYDLLLEAQRAARQFSIILGTIAAISLLVGGIGIMNIMLATVTERTREIGIRRALGAKRKDITQQFLIETVVLSGVGGLLGVSVGIAIPRIIVYFIPDQKAFVTGMSVLLAFGISVAVGILFGLYPARRAAMMDPIEALRHE
- the greA gene encoding transcription elongation factor GreA yields the protein MSTDRIPMSKEGYEKLKAQLDKMKNEDMSRIAEQIALARGFGDLSENAEFDAAVEAQGMLQARINDLQDKLSRAYLVDKTNMPKDRVVFGSKVRVLDLDMEEEEDFILVGPGEEDYDQNRILLTSPIGQGLVGKKVGDQVEVPIPMGTLKLKIVEIGCE
- a CDS encoding matrixin family metalloprotease yields the protein MATAGYDYLVKAGYRWADPARITYSIAPDGVQWISGINGINAAFDSKLGAGVWEREIARALATWESVANINLVPVADGNYRENSLGSSQGDPRFGDIRIGGSTYVGNLSTLAQTYFPPPQGTSAGGDVDVNLGMAYAIGANYDLYSVILHETGHSLGLDHPSSSQVVMRAVYGGVVNGLTDGDIAGIQSIYGARQADMYESQGYGLSSSKPIDLTSVLTSARTSTASSASLTKIGDVEWFSFVAPSYASGSWQVTASASNTSMLSPKVMVYDAGGNLMGQAADATKWSTDATASMSSIVPGQRYYAAVTGATSDVFAVGSYSFTVSMSQSPSIPTPPVATPTPTPTPTPVPTPPSTPASPVHSTSVTIAADRFELNNSSASATKLGRLAQGLLTGLTLPTADVDFFSFQAGAAGVYQVSAGRSYIQVLNSRGRVLAQGTGAVNVSATRNASFVIRTQAPGSTGIADYTLAINPVASGKRRLVLGKSLAHQETIAKPEAFQVRAAPAWAAAMRAAIV
- a CDS encoding superoxide dismutase, whose product is MAEYTVPPLPYDFGALEPNIDAKTMEIHHDKHHAAYVNNLNTALKDHPELQGKPIEELIADLNAIPEAIRTAVRNNGGGHANHSFFWQIIGPGGGGEPKGALAEAVASELGGFAAFKEAFNKAATTRFGSGWAWLTVGKDGKLAVTSTANQDSPLSEGATPILGLDVWEHAYYLKYQNRRPEYIAAFWNVINWDEVGRRFDAAKSGK
- a CDS encoding RluA family pseudouridine synthase, whose product is MNSRLRVLFEDEHCLGVFKPAGQMTQGTWAPPGDTTLEQDVRRHLDPAAPEAAYLGIVHRLDRPVSGVLLWAKTPKAARRLAGQFEARQAVKEYWAIVETPDSPACDARASPLLPVGETWVDWLTTADESGVVHVVSEGTPGARMAKTRVSVDVATRLPTDRCWLRLWPETGRTHQLRVQAASRGTPIIGDAIYGSREAFSPGIALHARSLQVRHPTTSAPLILVAPLPTSWSVQGIDAGTASA